In Candidatus Neptunochlamydia vexilliferae, the sequence CTTTTTTCAAAACGGTCTCTGAAATGGGGGGAACCCTTGCCGAAAAGTGGATCCTTCCTGACCACATCGGCCCAACAGAAGAAGAATTAATCCATTTTGTCGACCGGTGCACCGAGCGGGGTTGCGACCTGATCGTTTGCTCTGAAAAAGATTGGGTCAAGCTCCCGCCAAACCTCAAACTTTCTTTGCCGATCGGTTTTTTAAAAGCAGAGATGAAAGTGGTGACGGGAAAGGAGCGGTATGAAGCCCTTTTAAGCCACCTCCAATCCCTTTTACCTAGGAGTATGCCGTGAAGCCGTGGATTAAAATTATTATTGGCCTTGTCTTAGGAGTGATCGCAGGTCTTGCTTTTGGTCACAAGGTAGAGTTTCTTGAGCGGATAGGAAAGGCCTTTATCGACCTTCTCAAAATGCTTGTGGGGCTGATGGTTTTCTCCTCTTTGGTTGTAGGGATGTGTCATATCAGCGACCCGAAAAAGCTGGGGCGGATCGGGATCCGGACCATTTTCTTCTATGCAGGAACAACGGCCTTAGCGATTGGATTTGGTCTTCTCCTTGCTTTTGTGATGCGACCTGGATCGGCGCTCAATTTGCCTATTCCTCCCGAACACTTGATGACAAAGCAAACGGTTGGAATAGTTGACTTTCTTTTTGGGATCGTTCCCTCGAATCCCTTTGCCGCCTTTGCGGAGGGGAATATCCTCCAAATTATCGTCTTTTCAATCTTTTTTGCCTTTGCCATTACCTTAACGGGAGAAAAGGGAAAAAAGGTCCTAAACGTTCTCGAGTCGCTCAGTGAGGTGATGTATTCGTTGACCCACTTCATCATGAAGATCGCCCCTTATGGGGTCTTTGCCCTCATTGCAACGGCAGTGGGAGATGTGGGGACGAAAGTTCTCTATCCCCTTTTAAAGTTTTTAGCCTGTAACTATATCGCCTGCCTGCTCCAAATTTTAGTCGTCTTTTGCTTGGCTCTGCGTTACATGGCAAAACTCCGTGTTGCCCCTTTCTTTAAAGGGATGAAAGATGCGATTGTCCTTGCCTTTACGACAAGTAGTAGCTCAGCGACCTTACCTGTATCGCTTGACTGTGCCCGAAATCACCTCGGTATTTCTCCCGATATCTCAGGCTTTGTCCTCTCCCTTGGTTCGACGATCAATATGAATGGAGCGGCGGTTGGCCAAGCGAT encodes:
- a CDS encoding cation:dicarboxylate symporter family transporter, with protein sequence MKPWIKIIIGLVLGVIAGLAFGHKVEFLERIGKAFIDLLKMLVGLMVFSSLVVGMCHISDPKKLGRIGIRTIFFYAGTTALAIGFGLLLAFVMRPGSALNLPIPPEHLMTKQTVGIVDFLFGIVPSNPFAAFAEGNILQIIVFSIFFAFAITLTGEKGKKVLNVLESLSEVMYSLTHFIMKIAPYGVFALIATAVGDVGTKVLYPLLKFLACNYIACLLQILVVFCLALRYMAKLRVAPFFKGMKDAIVLAFTTSSSSATLPVSLDCARNHLGISPDISGFVLSLGSTINMNGAAVGQAISAIFIAQAYGIEVTVVKVLILIFVSLVSAIGAAGIPGTGIVMLSVVLNAMGLPLEGIALVAGVDRLREMVSAVVNVLGDAVAAVFIAKTEKQIDEKRYHAITWLE